In Thermoproteota archaeon, one DNA window encodes the following:
- a CDS encoding rhodanese-like domain-containing protein, with translation MAEKITADSLKQNKNSYVIIDVREADELAGGKIDGSIHMPLGLAIRNAKKKQIEDMRGKKICTYCGTGYRGNIAADELVKEGFDAVTLEGGYPSWGQS, from the coding sequence ATGGCAGAAAAAATTACTGCAGATTCACTCAAACAAAACAAAAACTCGTATGTCATCATTGATGTCAGAGAAGCCGATGAGCTAGCTGGCGGTAAGATAGATGGTTCAATTCACATGCCACTAGGTCTGGCAATTAGAAATGCAAAGAAAAAGCAGATTGAAGATATGCGGGGTAAGAAGATTTGCACATACTGCGGTACTGGATACCGTGGAAACATTGCAGCAGATGAGCTTGTAAAAGAGGGTTTTGATGCTGTAACCCTAGAAGGTGGATATCCATCTTGGGGACAATCTTAG
- a CDS encoding 30S ribosomal protein S7 → MPETQNLMLFRKWDLDGIEIKDPGLKTAISLRKMITPYTYGRSALKRFNKADVNIVERLANKLMHFGKKYAKNTGRMTGKKARILNTIKASLEIIHLKTGKNPIEVLVRAVEHSAPNEDTTRIVYGGTVYHVSVDVAPLRRVDLALRFIADGVKEATFSNPKAIEEYLAEHLILASENDPNAPSVKKKNELERIAQASR, encoded by the coding sequence ATGCCTGAAACTCAAAACTTGATGTTATTTAGAAAATGGGACCTTGATGGAATTGAAATTAAAGATCCTGGATTAAAGACTGCAATATCTCTACGAAAGATGATCACTCCATACACCTATGGTCGTTCTGCACTTAAGCGATTCAACAAAGCTGATGTTAACATTGTTGAAAGATTAGCAAACAAACTAATGCATTTTGGAAAAAAATATGCAAAGAACACTGGTCGAATGACTGGAAAGAAAGCTAGAATTCTCAACACCATTAAAGCTTCACTCGAAATTATCCATCTAAAGACTGGAAAGAATCCAATTGAGGTACTAGTTAGGGCAGTAGAACACTCTGCACCAAATGAAGATACTACAAGAATTGTTTATGGTGGTACTGTCTATCATGTATCAGTCGATGTTGCACCATTGCGACGAGTTGACCTTGCACTAAGATTTATCGCAGATGGTGTCAAGGAGGCAACATTTTCTAATCCTAAAGCAATTGAGGAATATCTTGCAGAGCACCTAATCTTAGCTTCAGAAAACGATCCCAATGCTCCTTCTGTAAAAAAGAAGAACGAATTAGAAAGAATCGCACAAGCATCAAGATAG
- a CDS encoding tetratricopeptide repeat protein, which translates to MGTKIILFLAIASCFIVPAFADSGILLGTDKEEYSVGDTLTITGEVEEKKMPSLALRVYDPDGAILSANNVEILDDNSFSKTISLVAPFYEKSGEYQIKIDYGKIKTSETFLISGESIQETTVTIIPEITEFSAEKNEYTDGEFVTIRGKVSSQEEPTVLIGIYDPFGIPGGFYFGVLDANNEFEISFLIVDNVNFKIEGTYSAVAHYADSEQTAYFDYVMYQEEPIQTPIVTEEELDALEESFDALEDEINDELKELEETLRELENELKEIEPTTVATKQNNIVSDVKPKKETANTKVVLEEEPQKNLSVEDIELGIMLNEMALRCDKSTLIDVVSYYDGMGPALFRLCKYSEAISFFDQDLSKNPKNLAAITNIGAALNKLGLFPQAIQQFDSALEINPNYIPALNNKANSLSQMGNHNEALSLYLQVLEIDPKFSTSKINMDTTQKNIPVKNLIFQENEQKPTPIISNQESPKVIKTIPQENESDNFFEKIGQVFASIGSIFGF; encoded by the coding sequence TTGGGCACAAAAATTATACTTTTCCTAGCAATTGCCAGTTGCTTTATTGTACCTGCATTTGCGGATTCTGGCATTTTACTTGGTACTGATAAAGAGGAGTACTCTGTAGGTGATACCCTTACTATCACAGGGGAAGTTGAAGAAAAAAAGATGCCATCTCTGGCATTACGTGTTTATGATCCAGATGGAGCCATACTATCTGCAAACAATGTTGAGATTTTGGATGATAATTCCTTCTCAAAGACAATCTCCCTTGTAGCACCATTTTATGAAAAATCTGGAGAATATCAAATCAAGATTGACTATGGAAAGATTAAGACTTCAGAGACATTTTTGATATCAGGAGAATCAATACAAGAAACTACTGTAACTATTATTCCTGAAATAACAGAATTTTCTGCAGAAAAAAATGAGTACACAGATGGGGAATTTGTAACTATACGTGGTAAAGTGTCATCACAAGAAGAACCGACTGTTTTAATTGGAATATATGATCCATTTGGAATTCCAGGAGGATTTTATTTTGGTGTTCTTGATGCAAACAATGAATTTGAAATCTCTTTTCTAATTGTTGATAACGTTAACTTCAAAATAGAGGGAACGTATTCTGCAGTTGCTCATTATGCAGATTCTGAACAAACTGCATACTTTGATTATGTGATGTACCAAGAAGAACCGATTCAAACACCAATTGTTACTGAAGAAGAACTTGATGCACTAGAGGAATCATTTGATGCATTAGAAGATGAGATTAACGATGAGCTCAAAGAGCTTGAAGAGACATTAAGAGAACTTGAAAATGAATTAAAAGAGATTGAACCAACTACCGTAGCTACAAAACAAAATAACATAGTAAGTGATGTCAAACCAAAAAAAGAAACTGCTAATACTAAAGTAGTTTTAGAAGAGGAACCTCAAAAAAATCTTAGTGTTGAGGACATTGAGCTTGGTATTATGCTAAATGAAATGGCACTTAGATGCGATAAGAGTACGCTAATTGATGTGGTGTCATACTATGATGGGATGGGACCTGCGCTGTTTAGATTGTGTAAATACTCTGAGGCAATTTCATTTTTTGATCAGGACTTAAGTAAGAATCCAAAAAACTTAGCAGCAATAACAAACATTGGTGCAGCCTTGAATAAGCTTGGATTATTTCCACAAGCAATTCAACAGTTTGATTCTGCATTAGAGATTAATCCAAATTATATTCCTGCACTAAACAACAAGGCAAACTCCCTTTCTCAAATGGGAAATCATAATGAAGCACTTTCATTATACCTGCAGGTATTAGAAATCGATCCCAAATTTTCTACATCAAAAATCAATATGGACACTACTCAAAAAAATATCCCTGTGAAAAATCTAATTTTTCAAGAAAATGAACAAAAACCAACGCCAATAATCTCTAACCAGGAATCTCCCAAAGTCATCAAAACAATCCCACAAGAAAACGAATCTGATAACTTTTTTGAGAAGATTGGCCAGGTATTTGCCTCCATTGGAAGCATCTTTGGATTCTGA
- a CDS encoding NusA-like transcription termination signal-binding factor has product MTQSIKLTTDQMRLMSLFQNVTGATARDCVEDEKQNRVIFVVNNGKMGLAIGKGGSHIKSLQNIVKRNVELVEYDDDPANFLKNMLNSKLVSEVKINKRSDGSTQAIVMVDPRKKGIVVGREGRNAEKARLLAKRYFDISSVLINSPERATLEL; this is encoded by the coding sequence ATGACACAATCAATTAAACTGACAACTGATCAAATGCGATTAATGTCGCTATTTCAAAACGTAACTGGTGCTACTGCACGAGATTGTGTCGAAGATGAAAAACAAAATCGAGTTATCTTCGTTGTGAATAATGGTAAAATGGGCCTTGCAATTGGTAAAGGCGGTTCTCACATCAAATCCCTTCAAAACATTGTCAAAAGAAACGTCGAACTAGTCGAATATGACGATGATCCTGCTAACTTTTTAAAAAATATGTTAAATTCTAAACTGGTTTCTGAAGTAAAAATAAATAAGCGATCTGATGGTTCAACTCAGGCAATAGTTATGGTTGATCCAAGAAAGAAAGGAATTGTAGTAGGACGTGAAGGTCGAAATGCTGAAAAAGCAAGGCTACTTGCAAAACGATATTTTGACATTTCTAGTGTACTGATTAACAGTCCTGAAAGAGCTACATTGGAGTTGTAA
- a CDS encoding 30S ribosomal protein S12 encodes MAKSPLGLFAGRVLKAKRKRQRWAISTYKRRKLGLDKKANPLGGAPQARGIVLEKVGVEAKQPNSAVRKCVRVQLIKNGKSVTAFLPRDGAMNFIDEHDEVHVEGMGATQGGAMGDIPGVRYKVFKVNGTSLHELVIGKKEKPRR; translated from the coding sequence ATGGCAAAGTCTCCTCTTGGTCTATTTGCAGGTCGTGTGTTGAAAGCAAAACGTAAACGACAACGATGGGCAATCTCTACATACAAGAGAAGAAAACTTGGTTTAGATAAAAAAGCAAACCCATTGGGTGGTGCACCTCAAGCAAGAGGAATTGTTTTAGAAAAAGTTGGTGTTGAAGCAAAACAACCAAACTCTGCAGTTAGAAAATGTGTTAGAGTACAATTAATCAAAAATGGAAAATCTGTTACTGCATTTTTACCACGAGACGGTGCAATGAACTTTATTGATGAACACGATGAAGTTCATGTAGAAGGTATGGGTGCTACACAAGGTGGTGCAATGGGAGATATTCCTGGTGTTCGTTACAAAGTATTCAAAGTAAATGGAACCTCATTACATGAACTAGTAATTGGAAAGAAGGAGAAGCCAAGGAGATAG
- a CDS encoding carboxypeptidase regulatory-like domain-containing protein, which produces MVLSAVSVGTIYAETLDTEIRLFQWRSIQVNAGYDIAFSGNLKDSSGNPIPHAEILIRVDGVCPDDGLIASGITDAKGRYFIMTEAMHWDPDGLVRANAVFFGDTKYSPSESRDQLIVVFPSAHGKSCY; this is translated from the coding sequence ATGGTACTATCTGCAGTATCTGTCGGAACAATTTATGCTGAGACATTAGATACAGAGATTCGTTTGTTCCAGTGGAGAAGCATTCAGGTAAATGCCGGATACGACATTGCATTTTCTGGAAACCTCAAAGATTCTTCTGGTAATCCAATACCGCATGCTGAAATCTTGATACGAGTTGATGGAGTCTGTCCTGATGATGGACTCATTGCAAGTGGAATTACCGATGCAAAGGGTCGGTACTTTATCATGACAGAAGCAATGCATTGGGATCCTGACGGTCTAGTACGTGCAAATGCGGTCTTTTTTGGTGATACAAAGTACTCACCATCTGAATCAAGGGATCAGCTAATCGTTGTCTTTCCATCAGCACATGGAAAATCATGTTACTAG
- a CDS encoding NAD(P)/FAD-dependent oxidoreductase, translated as MKIAVMGMGVAGSYLLARLKNTEHEAVGYERMPQERHDSICAWGTIKPVLEDFCKKVGRNFDDFLIHDGKNMHVKMNNDVKFDIGLHGLCTYNKLGLIQDFIKDCNVIYGKSPSLEELEKEYDMIVDCTGFHRVYLPKLKEDFFLPTYEYKVEYENGVPYDDFYIEPFPGMSGYFWYFPLGKNLAHIGAGDYRKNHIKATDDFLKKHGGKVLQTKGRPIRLATPDRCKPYYSGKVVGVGESIGTVYALLGEGIIPSMQCVELFLDNMNDFKAYEKAVEEHYKVYAKVFKFVRAKIHKDFSILKSLPDFLAIFRYMKKNEKRFGMDIKMADLMKVAKA; from the coding sequence TTGAAGATAGCAGTTATGGGAATGGGTGTTGCTGGCTCGTATCTTTTGGCCAGACTCAAAAACACAGAACATGAGGCCGTTGGCTATGAGCGAATGCCTCAAGAAAGACATGATTCAATCTGTGCATGGGGAACGATAAAACCAGTTTTAGAAGATTTTTGTAAAAAGGTTGGACGAAATTTTGATGATTTCCTAATTCATGATGGCAAAAACATGCATGTAAAGATGAACAATGACGTAAAGTTTGATATTGGTTTACACGGACTTTGCACATACAACAAGCTTGGTCTTATCCAGGATTTTATCAAGGATTGCAATGTTATCTATGGCAAATCACCATCCTTAGAAGAGTTGGAAAAAGAATACGATATGATTGTGGATTGTACTGGATTTCACAGAGTATATCTTCCAAAGCTAAAAGAGGATTTTTTCCTGCCAACTTATGAATACAAAGTTGAATATGAAAACGGTGTCCCATACGATGACTTTTACATTGAGCCATTTCCTGGAATGTCAGGATACTTTTGGTATTTTCCGCTAGGAAAGAATTTAGCACACATAGGAGCCGGCGATTATAGAAAGAATCACATCAAAGCAACCGATGATTTTCTAAAGAAGCATGGAGGAAAGGTTCTACAGACAAAAGGCAGGCCGATTAGACTGGCAACGCCGGATAGATGCAAACCATACTACTCTGGAAAGGTTGTTGGAGTTGGAGAATCAATTGGTACGGTTTATGCCCTACTTGGAGAAGGAATCATTCCTTCAATGCAGTGTGTAGAATTATTCTTAGATAACATGAATGACTTTAAGGCATATGAAAAAGCTGTTGAGGAACACTACAAGGTTTATGCAAAAGTATTCAAATTTGTCAGAGCAAAAATTCACAAGGACTTTTCAATTCTAAAATCACTTCCAGACTTTTTGGCAATATTTCGTTACATGAAAAAGAATGAAAAGAGATTTGGAATGGACATTAAGATGGCTGACCTAATGAAGGTAGCCAAAGCATGA
- a CDS encoding YkgJ family cysteine cluster protein — protein sequence MSLKEIEESLTLLEKNWDVDETIHNFILGKIPKVTEKAVKVKDVVFHIPYLVEQEKFVLWKCFWPDCHNCCDRQGRLPLTSDDLITIGAGLKYQKVSDFIKNETVTATWEEPSPGGTTVMTNINLKRKKDETEADDGTHISCRFLDEKGGCSMHPDRPGVCYLYPFSTWLENEQGKARVHATFQFTGDCPGFYLADSIDEMKEILKEYSETIYDYNMKSNRTVRENFGSVSFV from the coding sequence TTGTCCCTAAAAGAAATTGAAGAATCACTTACTCTTTTGGAGAAAAACTGGGATGTTGATGAAACAATTCATAATTTTATCTTAGGAAAAATTCCAAAAGTGACGGAAAAAGCTGTTAAAGTAAAAGATGTCGTCTTTCATATTCCATATTTAGTTGAACAAGAAAAATTTGTTTTATGGAAATGTTTTTGGCCTGATTGTCATAATTGCTGTGACAGACAAGGAAGATTGCCACTAACATCTGATGATCTAATCACAATTGGTGCAGGACTCAAGTATCAAAAAGTTTCTGATTTTATCAAAAACGAAACCGTTACTGCAACATGGGAGGAGCCAAGTCCTGGTGGCACTACAGTAATGACTAACATCAATCTGAAAAGAAAAAAAGATGAGACAGAAGCAGATGATGGTACACATATCTCATGCAGATTCTTAGATGAAAAAGGAGGATGCAGTATGCATCCAGACCGGCCCGGAGTTTGCTATCTTTATCCGTTTTCTACCTGGCTTGAAAACGAGCAGGGAAAGGCCAGAGTGCATGCAACATTTCAATTTACAGGTGACTGCCCAGGATTTTATCTTGCTGACTCCATTGATGAAATGAAAGAAATTCTAAAAGAATACTCTGAAACAATTTACGATTACAACATGAAATCAAATAGAACAGTACGTGAGAACTTTGGTTCTGTAAGCTTTGTCTAG
- a CDS encoding 50S ribosomal protein L7ae: MGKLLEKALKDAIKEDQCTFGSKQVVNTIKNSKLVVVSQSLEKNISEKISEDAKKSKVPTIQFQGSSVALGRLCGLQFRVSTVSFTSLSDANITSIIKEAETE, encoded by the coding sequence ATGGGTAAATTGTTAGAGAAAGCACTAAAAGATGCAATAAAAGAAGATCAGTGCACTTTTGGTTCCAAACAAGTAGTAAACACTATTAAAAATTCAAAACTTGTAGTTGTCTCTCAATCCCTTGAGAAAAATATTTCCGAGAAAATTTCAGAAGATGCAAAAAAAAGTAAAGTACCAACAATTCAATTCCAAGGTTCTTCAGTTGCATTAGGAAGACTTTGTGGATTGCAGTTTAGAGTTTCAACAGTCTCGTTTACATCACTTTCTGATGCAAACATAACATCAATTATCAAAGAAGCCGAAACTGAATGA